The sequence CAGTCATACCCTCTTCCACCAATACTTCATCATCAAAAGTAAAAGCATGAATTAGTGCTTTTTCGGTTTCCTCCGGAAGTTTTATTTTACTTATTCCGTAGCTGCTTCCATTGTTGTTGGGTTTTACAAACACCGGAAATTGCATGGTTTGAATTTCTCTTACTTTCTCGCTCAACACATCGCTTTTTCTCACTAATACACCCTTCGCCATTGGAATGGATATTCCTCTGATTGCCTCTTTGCAAAAGAATTTATTGGCTGTAATTGCAGATGCAAACATGCCGGAGTTATTGTAAGGTATTCTTTTCATATCAAAGTATCCTTGCAATTTTCCATCTTCTCCCGGCGATCCATGTATAGCAATAAATGCAGCATCAAATTTCACTATCTCCGCTCCCATCAAAAAGCTAAAATCCTGCAAATTCACTGTAGTATTAAATGGCTCGACTATCCATTTATTTTTTGAAACAACAACTTTAAAAGGATTGAAACGATCAGGATCTAAATTTTTATAGACAAGCTCACCGCTTAAAAGGGATATATTTTGTTCGGCAGTAAACCCACCACACATTACTGCTACATTCAGTTTTTGCATATAAGGATATTTCCGGAAAAATAATGCAAAGAAAAAATTCAGAAGACATACCCATCCACATGTCTCGGTGAACATGTATAAAAAAAACGCCTTCGCACGGGGGCAAAAGCGTTAATTAAAAAAAAACAAAAGTCAAATCTTATAAATGCATTTTTGCTTTTTTGGCAAGCAGCACCTCTTCCGTTTCCACATGCTCCGGATCCGGTAAGCAGCAGTCCACAGGACAAACAGCAGCACATTGCGGCTCTTCATGAAATCCCATGCATTCGGTGCATTTATCAGGAACTATATAATAAATATCTTCAGCAATAGGAGGCATTTTTTGATCGGCATCTATTTCACTACCATCTAATCTTTTAACCATTCCCTTCACCGTAGTTCCATCGGTAAAAGCCCATTCTACTCCGCCCTCATAAATTGCATTGTTCGGGCACTCGGGTTCACAGGCTCCGCAATTGATGCAATCTTCTGTAATATGTATGGCCATAATTTTATGTATTTAATTTTACGGTTCAAATATGTAGTGTTCTTTTCATATTATCAAGAACACAATAAAGATAATTAAAAAATATATGTCACTGAAAGATAGAATTGCAACACTTGCTGAATTTGGAAATGTAATTATGCAAAGAAATGATGAGTTACAGGAGTTAATGCATGAAATAGAAATGCACAATCGCTGGTTCACAAAAATAAATCAAGAAATAACATTAGATGCATTTGCAAATAATTTCCTCCAAACTTTTAAAATGAATGAATGGGTTTCTAATTATACCATAAATGAAAGTGCAAATAAACAAGTAGGATTAATATTAGCAGGCAATATTCCATTTGTAGGAATGCATGATGTGTTAAGTGTTTTAATCAGTGGCAATACTGCATTGATAAAACAATCTTCAAAAGATGCGCTGTTTTTTCCCTGGATGTATAATACTATAAATGAAATTTCAGATGTGTTTAAACATAAGATGGTGTTTACAGATCAATTGAAAAATTTTGATGCAGTAATTACAACAG is a genomic window of Bacteroidota bacterium containing:
- a CDS encoding D-alanine--D-alanine ligase; the protein is MQKLNVAVMCGGFTAEQNISLLSGELVYKNLDPDRFNPFKVVVSKNKWIVEPFNTTVNLQDFSFLMGAEIVKFDAAFIAIHGSPGEDGKLQGYFDMKRIPYNNSGMFASAITANKFFCKEAIRGISIPMAKGVLVRKSDVLSEKVREIQTMQFPVFVKPNNNGSSYGISKIKLPEETEKALIHAFTFDDEVLVEEGMTGTEVTCAVFKHKDKITSLPICEIVSGKHDFFDYTAKYTDGEAEEIVPARIPADVAAMVTSSSEKIFAHLGCKGVIRIDYILKDEIPHFLEVNTVPGMSESSIVPKMLAAAGIPLREFFTNLINESL
- a CDS encoding 4Fe-4S dicluster domain-containing protein, with protein sequence MAIHITEDCINCGACEPECPNNAIYEGGVEWAFTDGTTVKGMVKRLDGSEIDADQKMPPIAEDIYYIVPDKCTECMGFHEEPQCAAVCPVDCCLPDPEHVETEEVLLAKKAKMHL